A stretch of Imperialibacter roseus DNA encodes these proteins:
- a CDS encoding metal-dependent transcriptional regulator — protein MLSFAEENYLKAIFHLSDSGATEVSTNAISDHMSTKPASVSDMIRKLDEKGMVTYKKYYGVNISKKGKMMALQVIRKHRLWEVFLVDKLKFNWDEVHEVAEQLEHIRSGLLIQRLDEFLDYPKVDPHGDPIPDENGEMAVAKKTPLDKVEVGVKGKIVAVNDEGSSFLQYLDKIGIYLGARLEVTGRVDFDGSMEILIDNKQKVFISREVSQNILITD, from the coding sequence ATGCTAAGCTTTGCCGAAGAAAACTACCTGAAAGCCATATTTCATTTGTCTGACAGCGGTGCTACTGAGGTGTCTACCAATGCTATTTCTGACCACATGAGCACGAAGCCTGCGTCGGTCAGCGACATGATCAGGAAGCTGGACGAAAAAGGGATGGTGACTTACAAAAAGTACTATGGGGTCAATATTTCCAAGAAAGGAAAAATGATGGCTTTGCAAGTCATTCGCAAGCACCGGCTTTGGGAAGTGTTTCTGGTTGATAAATTAAAATTCAATTGGGACGAAGTGCATGAAGTGGCCGAACAGCTGGAGCATATCAGGTCGGGGCTCCTTATCCAGCGCCTGGATGAGTTCCTCGATTACCCCAAAGTAGACCCTCATGGAGATCCTATTCCTGACGAAAACGGTGAGATGGCGGTTGCAAAAAAAACACCTCTGGACAAGGTTGAGGTGGGAGTCAAAGGGAAAATTGTAGCGGTTAATGACGAAGGCTCGTCCTTTTTACAATACCTCGATAAAATCGGTATCTACCTTGGTGCCAGACTGGAGGTAACCGGGCGGGTCGACTTTGATGGTTCCATGGAGATACTGATAGATAACAAACAAAAGGTGTTCATATCCAGAGAAGTGTCTCAAAACATTTTGATTACAGATTAA
- a CDS encoding glycosyltransferase has product MIKLKPEAIIVNTPELLPVSILYQIIFGTRIVYDIQENYHLNIKYLSPLPSFLKPLAAAWVRGVETMSAPFVRHFILAENSYTSLPFIGSRWTVLQNKALPLPAPATGKGDLNAPVFLVSGTLSLTYGIREAIDAFLKIHETIPGSQLHLCGKVPDKKSLQYVGETIDNHPSIKLTGGAGGVPYETIQSAIAQADFGLVFYPENPAINECFPTRIWEYMSYRLPMIIQEERMWTNYCLEKKAAVIFKSGQASTGDFLSILDSTFYPATIDYSDIYWTAEEHKLTELVNTLTLDR; this is encoded by the coding sequence TTGATTAAACTAAAACCTGAAGCAATAATAGTTAATACACCTGAATTACTGCCTGTTAGTATTCTATACCAAATAATATTTGGTACCCGGATTGTGTATGATATTCAGGAAAACTATCATCTGAACATCAAATACCTTTCTCCTCTTCCCTCCTTTCTAAAACCTCTTGCAGCCGCATGGGTCAGAGGGGTTGAAACAATGAGCGCTCCATTTGTCAGGCATTTCATTCTGGCAGAAAACAGCTACACTTCGCTACCCTTTATTGGTAGCCGGTGGACTGTGCTACAAAACAAAGCGCTGCCCCTGCCTGCCCCTGCCACCGGAAAGGGAGACCTCAACGCCCCGGTATTTCTTGTGTCGGGCACGCTATCTCTCACCTACGGCATTCGGGAAGCCATCGACGCTTTTCTGAAAATTCACGAAACTATTCCCGGCAGCCAGCTCCACCTGTGTGGTAAGGTGCCGGATAAAAAGTCGCTGCAATACGTCGGTGAAACGATAGACAATCACCCTTCCATCAAGCTAACAGGAGGAGCCGGCGGAGTGCCTTATGAGACCATACAATCTGCCATTGCTCAAGCCGACTTTGGGCTTGTCTTTTATCCTGAAAACCCAGCCATCAACGAGTGTTTTCCTACCAGGATTTGGGAGTACATGTCCTATCGGCTGCCGATGATTATTCAGGAAGAAAGGATGTGGACCAACTACTGTCTGGAAAAAAAAGCAGCTGTTATTTTTAAATCCGGGCAAGCTTCGACTGGCGATTTTTTATCCATACTTGATAGCACCTTCTATCCTGCCACTATCGACTACAGCGACATCTACTGGACAGCTGAGGAACACAAGCTTACCGAGTTGGTTAACACGCTTACGTTGGATCGGTAA
- a CDS encoding metal ABC transporter ATP-binding protein — MNIHAEDPIIEVHDLTVSYSQKPVLWGIDLSLPKGSLVGIVGPNGAGKSTLIKAIMDLVPLSSGYVKLFDTQLDNVREKISYVPQRESVDWDFPASVHDVVMMGRYGKLGLFKRPRQADREVVQESMRLVGMEAFKNRQISQLSGGQQQRVFLARALAQQAEVYFMDEPFAGVDAATEKAIVELLRRMSKEGKTVVVVHHDLQSVAKYFDWLILLNMRLVASGPTVDVFKEELLQEAYGGKLTILSEVGDLLTKGRFPSREKTV, encoded by the coding sequence ATGAACATACATGCAGAAGATCCGATCATCGAAGTTCACGACCTCACGGTCAGCTACAGTCAAAAGCCGGTGCTGTGGGGAATTGACCTCTCTCTTCCCAAAGGCAGCCTGGTAGGCATAGTGGGGCCTAACGGTGCCGGTAAGTCGACCCTTATCAAGGCCATTATGGATCTCGTGCCGCTTAGCAGCGGTTATGTGAAGCTGTTTGACACACAGCTTGACAACGTGAGGGAAAAGATCAGCTACGTGCCCCAGCGGGAGTCGGTCGACTGGGACTTTCCAGCGTCGGTTCATGATGTGGTGATGATGGGCCGTTACGGAAAGCTGGGGCTTTTCAAAAGGCCACGGCAAGCCGACAGAGAGGTGGTGCAGGAGAGCATGCGTTTGGTAGGCATGGAGGCTTTCAAAAACAGGCAGATTTCACAGCTGTCGGGTGGACAACAGCAGCGGGTGTTTCTGGCCCGGGCGCTGGCGCAGCAGGCAGAGGTCTATTTTATGGATGAGCCATTTGCCGGCGTAGATGCGGCCACTGAAAAAGCAATTGTAGAGCTGCTGAGGAGAATGTCGAAAGAAGGTAAAACGGTAGTCGTGGTGCACCACGACTTGCAGTCCGTAGCCAAGTATTTCGACTGGCTCATTTTGCTGAACATGCGACTGGTGGCTTCCGGGCCAACGGTCGATGTGTTTAAAGAAGAGCTTTTGCAGGAAGCGTATGGAGGCAAGCTCACCATTCTGTCGGAAGTGGGAGACTTGCTTACTAAAGGGCGCTTCCCCAGCAGAGAGAAAACAGTGTAG
- a CDS encoding metal ABC transporter solute-binding protein, Zn/Mn family, protein MKKLILRITLSVAIINILFFGCTQTSQKRQKDAKLKVLATTGMIYDAVLNIAKDSVEADALMGPGVDPHLYKATQGDLQRLSAANVVFYNGLHLEGKMGEVLEKLGRLKPVVAVSEEIPKERLRDTPVFAGNYDPHIWFNVDLWKNAVLEVGKTLKEKDPDNAAYYQKNMDVYLHKLDSLHSWVKTEIATIPETQRILVTAHDAFGYFGDAYNIEVNGLQGISTQSEFGLKDVADLVNLIVDRNVKAVFVETSVSERAINAVVDGCRQRGHNVVIGGKLYSDAMGEFGTQDGTYIGMVTANVNTIVSSLK, encoded by the coding sequence ATGAAAAAATTGATATTGAGAATAACCCTGTCAGTTGCAATCATCAACATACTGTTCTTTGGCTGCACCCAAACCAGCCAAAAAAGGCAGAAAGATGCGAAGCTCAAAGTGCTGGCGACTACGGGAATGATTTACGATGCCGTACTGAATATCGCAAAAGACTCCGTTGAAGCGGATGCCCTAATGGGGCCCGGCGTTGATCCTCACCTTTACAAAGCCACCCAGGGAGACCTCCAGCGACTATCAGCGGCCAACGTTGTTTTTTATAACGGCCTTCACCTTGAAGGCAAAATGGGTGAAGTGCTGGAGAAGCTGGGGCGGCTGAAGCCGGTTGTGGCTGTATCAGAAGAAATACCAAAGGAAAGGCTTAGGGACACGCCTGTTTTCGCAGGAAACTATGACCCTCATATTTGGTTCAATGTTGACCTGTGGAAAAACGCCGTGCTGGAAGTTGGCAAGACGCTGAAAGAAAAAGACCCGGACAACGCCGCTTACTACCAGAAAAATATGGACGTTTATCTGCATAAGCTTGATTCGCTTCATAGTTGGGTAAAGACAGAAATAGCCACCATTCCCGAAACCCAGAGGATTCTGGTTACTGCACATGATGCATTCGGCTACTTTGGCGATGCTTACAATATTGAAGTAAATGGGCTTCAGGGTATCTCCACACAATCAGAATTTGGCCTCAAAGACGTAGCCGACCTGGTGAACCTTATTGTTGACAGAAACGTCAAAGCTGTTTTTGTTGAGACTTCGGTATCTGAAAGAGCCATTAATGCGGTGGTAGACGGCTGCAGGCAGCGTGGACATAATGTAGTGATTGGTGGCAAGCTCTATTCCGACGCAATGGGCGAATTTGGCACACAAGACGGCACCTATATAGGTATGGTGACGGCGAATGTAAACACAATAGTATCCTCGTTAAAATAA
- a CDS encoding 2,3,4,5-tetrahydropyridine-2,6-dicarboxylate N-succinyltransferase, translating into MELRELIENAWDDRATLQDKETAIAIKTIVDDLDKGIRRVAEKVGDEWVVNEWIKKAVILYFPLMKMQAIEVGPFSYHDKIKLKTGYDKLGVRVVPNAVARYGSYLSAGVVMMPSYVNIGAYVDEGTMVDTWATVGSCAQIGKNVHLSGGVGIGGVLEPVQAAPVIVEDNAFIGSRCIIVEGIRIGKEAVLGANVVLTGSSKIIDVSGSEPVEYKGYVPERSVVIPGTIPKKFPAGTFQVPCALIIGKRKESTDKKTSLNSALRENDVAV; encoded by the coding sequence ATGGAATTAAGAGAATTAATAGAGAATGCGTGGGACGACCGGGCAACTTTGCAAGACAAGGAAACGGCAATTGCCATCAAAACAATTGTCGACGATCTTGACAAAGGGATCCGTCGTGTGGCTGAAAAAGTAGGAGATGAGTGGGTCGTGAATGAGTGGATCAAGAAGGCAGTAATTCTCTATTTTCCTCTGATGAAAATGCAGGCCATTGAGGTAGGACCGTTCTCGTATCACGACAAGATTAAGCTAAAGACTGGCTACGATAAATTGGGTGTGAGGGTGGTGCCAAATGCCGTGGCTCGCTACGGTTCTTACTTGAGCGCAGGCGTGGTGATGATGCCAAGCTATGTGAACATTGGTGCCTATGTAGACGAGGGCACCATGGTTGACACGTGGGCAACGGTGGGGAGCTGTGCGCAGATCGGGAAGAACGTTCACCTGAGTGGAGGAGTCGGAATTGGCGGTGTGCTGGAGCCCGTTCAGGCAGCTCCTGTTATCGTGGAGGACAATGCATTTATTGGTTCACGGTGCATCATCGTAGAGGGTATCAGGATTGGCAAAGAGGCTGTGCTTGGTGCCAACGTGGTGCTGACCGGAAGCTCCAAAATCATTGACGTTTCTGGTAGTGAGCCAGTGGAGTATAAAGGGTATGTACCTGAGCGTTCGGTAGTAATACCAGGAACAATTCCCAAGAAGTTCCCAGCCGGCACGTTTCAGGTGCCCTGTGCGTTGATTATAGGAAAGAGAAAAGAAAGCACAGATAAAAAGACGTCGCTGAATAGCGCTTTGCGTGAGAACGACGTTGCTGTGTAA